TTCCCAAGGTCCGTCGCCAACTCCAACAAGTACAATAGAGAGAGGATACATGCTGGGAACAAATGCTAGATGTTTGAGAATTATTACTTTTTGTAAATAATTCTTTAAGAAAGTGAGTTATCAGAAAACATGCAATAACAAGTATTTTCCGGCACGTCATTGGTTTATTGTTACTAGTTCACAACACCTTGTTCCACGGTAaccttatattttatatttacctGAAGGTTTCGACAGCCCAAGGGAACCTGACTTATCTGCATTGAGtagtttgaaaatgaattacatcaacaaaaaaaaatacatctatGCTATTATACCTTGCAGTAACGATAGACTTAATTGTGTTTTCTTCTTGTTCGCTGAGTTCCGAATCACTAGTATTGACACTCCTGGTAACCTACAGGACAAGAGAAAGCGTCAACAATTTGCAGCGGGAAGTGTATGACTATCGTCAACAAGGTTTCACGTATGTGCGCGTGTGTTTATGCATGCAGGTGAGTTTTGTTTGATTAATGGAGGGGGGAGAGATAGAAGCATTTAAGAACCTGGCCATCAGCAATGATAACCAAAACATGGTATTGTCCACCAGATCTCTCTACTATATCTACTGCAGCATCTACTACTGGCCCGTAAGATGTTGGCCCTTGAACATGAAAGGACATAATCAGGACGTCACATTGACGTGGTTTAGAAAATAGGTTGCTACGTTAAAAGGAAAAGGTGAAATGAAGGAAGTGATTTGCATAACTTTGCAAATTAGAACAGAAGGATACCAGATAATTGCAGATTTGGAACTATTTTCTTGTAGCAAGCTAGGACTTCTTCGAAGCCATGGCAAGGAGAGTGATCACTATGAAAGCTAAACACGTCTTGATCATGCGTGGTCGCTAGAacccaaaaatgaaaaaaaaggagTTTGAAGGCAGAATTAAAAGCCAACAGAAGATCAAAAAGACAAACATGATAGTGAATGCCGAAAGCAGAGTAAGTACAGTCTACACACAGAAACTTCAGGAATGGAACGTACCATCACCAAACCCAAAACAAGGAATTAAATTGTCTTCATCAAATGGAGACAATGTCTTTCCGATGATAGATATGGCTTTCTCATATGGATTGACTGAGTTGCCTATAGCATGCAAGCTCTTGTTGTTGAATGAAACTTTACCTtcagaaagaaaacaaataattttacctTCAGAGTAAACAATCCAAACAACATCTAATTACAcacaaaaaagttgaaaacagtACAGTGGAACAAGTGAACTAGCAAAACTATGACGAAAacttaataaatcaattttcatTCTATTTGTTCTCGGGTATTCGACTTGGGACAGGCTGTTTGCTGTCGCCACAAGCATCAGGAAGAGCTAAATTTTAATGGTCATAATACATACACAACTACCATATGCTATACCACACGGGGATTGATTCTCAGCTGACAGAGTAGTTCAACTGTTCCACTAACCTGTCCATTCGTTACTTTTCGTGAAATCAATCCCAATAATCAAATTTGATGACTCCAACCCTGATTCTCTCAGAGCTAAAGTTACCTGAAAGTGAAGTGATGATTCAGAAATATTAGATTTACAGCAAACAACGATATATAATAAACGGACACTTATACCTAACAGTAAACAGGTGCAGTATAATAGATAACTAGATGAAACGTTGGTGTCCTTCCTCTCGATTTAGTCCTTTGACATTTTCTGAATTTGACACTGAATATACAGAAGCCTAACGTTGCCATGAGCTGAATTTACACTTTACAACTCAGCATTTTGTAAAACGACCTTTAGATAGTAGCCTCCCGGAATGTTCATTCCGAAAAAGGAAGTACACATAAATTCTATGTGAGATCTCCTAATACCTCTACTCTTGCTCTTTTTACCTGTCTAAATAATTAGAACCAGAGCGAATGCTTAGTTTCATCCTTGACCACAATTTTTACCCTTGACTAATCGTTTCGACTATCGTAGTTTACATCTAGCAATACACTGCATAAAAATCTCCATACACTATAGGTTTATAAAGATATAATCAATGTGCATGGTACATTAGCATTTTTTCCATCAAGCTTTTTAACTTGTATATTAATAGAGATAGTGTCTTAAAAACTAccaaaaatgagtttaaaaAGAAGTTGCCAACTTATTGCTCCCTCTTTTATTCCACATTTTTAGGCTCATAAAAGAAATACCCTCtttgttttgatttgtttgtttgattttgatttagcacgaaatttaagaaatttttgaatcttgtggtcttaaactaaGAACACGTAAGTTATACCAAATGTCtattaatcttgtggtcttaaacatatcatgtgaaaaaataaaactaattaattgccaaaagaaaaggaaaagagacattatctttaaaaggatgaaaaagaaaagtaataCAAATAAACTGAACCAGACGGATTACTGGCGGAAAACTATTAGGTAAATCTGAAGACAAAAATACTATGTACCTATTACGGATGGAAAATAGCAAGTATCCATAAAATTAGTCGAGTTGCACATAAGCTACCCTAAATatcacaattatttttttaaaaaaaaatttgtaaagaGACAAGGCACAACTATAGCTAGACTAAAACCGAAATACCAGAGACACTACGTAACTAAACTACGGTCCTATTACGTCTctgaactcttttttttttataattttgtacaGCTTTTGACTTACGTAACACACTTCATGTCACCACTGTACGTGGAAGATGTTTGGACAAAAAAATAGATTCAGGTAATAGCatcttaatttagttaaaatgtGTCACTAAAATTTCAATCTTCGCtcataaactttaaaatatttattttacgcTAAATAACATGCTTTAATAGGTATTAGAAAGAGCTAAAAACATTTTAAGATACgccaaaatattattttatgtttacaAATTCGATATCTAGTCAAATACAAAGCTCATCATCTCAAAATATTAGTAACTATTTTCACGACTCGATACATGCCATAAAACAAAGAGTAAgcgcaaaaaaagaaaaaaaacctgATCAACTGATTTGAAATTATCCGGAATATAGTAATATTTGTTCTTCTTATCCTTCATCATCTTCTCCGTTTCCTTTTTACTGCAATCACTTGAATCCTTCTTCGAATTCACAGAACCCGGTTCCTTTTCACTGCAATTACTCGAATCCTTCTTCGAATTCACAGAACCCGAACCGAAAGACAAATCCTTCGCCGGAATTGAACTGAAATTCTCATTAAACGAAGatggaaaagaagaaatctCCAGACTCGTCGATCCTCTAGAAGAAGTGCAATCACTACTGCTTCGACTagtttttttatgaaatgtaGATCTGAAAATGTTACCCATTTTTAGTTCATTTGAGTGAATTTTGGGACCGTTAATGGAGATAAGGAAGGAATTTGATTCTTAGTGGAAAATAGAAGGCAATGGATTGGATTGGTGGAGGTAAAAGGGTACCTAACGCCATTAATAAATGCTTTTTCAGTATTGTTTGAAAGGGAAAGTGATTCCTCCATTTTAACAGATTCCACGAAATTACACGCTGTTTAATAAGTGTGATAAATACTCATGTCAATTATGGAGGGAAATGGCCCAAACCAAATATCGGGTCCATTTCGACTATAAGATCACTAAAGTAATGATTTTTAACacgtttgatttttttttactttaattatcattagaaataatttctttatttttatttgtgagAGTTGTTCTTTATTATCAAATGATATGGGAGACAGTCAAAGCATCAGTCTCAACATTAACAGAAGAAAAGGACTGATCGATAGCCGTTCAAGAGAGATCTCAAATGCTCGAACTTTTTGCTAGCTTTGAAACATAGGCCGCAGAAAAAAGGAAGACCAAACAAAATCGGGTCAaagcaaagaaaaaaatgtaataattgaaaaactaaataattaattattcctactatcttttctttgtgatgTGACTatctattttattgttttgctactattaaatatgaattcatattattatttttgtattaatccttttttttatttccatttCATTACTCTTATAAGATATGtatattatctttttcttcaatttccatttcattgattttatgattgaatattttaaagttatttgaaTAGTTAGATATGTATTATGTAAATTCTATTATTGACGACttataaaaagattaaatttatatctttttttatatttttatcaaatttcaaGCATTATAACAagttgatttcattattattatatcaataatttattaaattcagCGGAACACTATTTTGATAACATATGtatcaaattttcaatttataggccgcattttattgttttaactttatattacattttttcattgaaaatccacattgtttattttcttacttCGTGAAATTTGTGAACATCACACCCTCTTCAAACCTTTCTTGTAAGTATACGGAGtaagttattgttatttaattatatatatcgGGTATAACTTATTTGCACCGTGTGTTTATACCAAGTCAATACATGCATGttatatgtttaaatttatatttcattttactttattaaatcacGTAATAATacattttgcattgatttgatataaacacCCGATACAAATAagttttttctatatatatcaattaaaaattaactcCTTTTCTTTAtgatattcaattttaaattatgttattatttaacTTGATACGAAATGGAGAAACCGTTTTAATAAATGGTCCATCCACCCCCAAAACAAGAGTTTCAGCGAAACTACAGTGTGATAAATGCTCTTGTTCTCATAAGGTCATACATGgaggaaaatattaaaatttgtccttcaattatttttatttatttattacctttatttttatgagttttttaaatgtagaatgaaattctttatttttgtttgttcattattttaaaatagagtTCTATTTTTACTTGCCACTATAATATAtcaagagaaaataaatattttttttctatatatttattcttagcatcaattacttatttttcaaattattatttaagaTTTAATATTAAACATCAAATAATAAGGACAGTGTGATAGAATAGTCACGTTTCTTAATAGGTATACTAAATTCAAATATTACAGGTAAAACTAAACGAagatagtattttttttcttcttcatattt
The window above is part of the Solanum pennellii chromosome 5, SPENNV200 genome. Proteins encoded here:
- the LOC107018467 gene encoding E3 ubiquitin-protein ligase RGLG4, which encodes MGNIFRSTFHKKTSRSSSDCTSSRGSTSLEISSFPSSFNENFSSIPAKDLSFGSGSVNSKKDSSNCSEKEPGSVNSKKDSSDCSKKETEKMMKDKKNKYYYIPDNFKSVDQVTLALRESGLESSNLIIGIDFTKSNEWTGKVSFNNKSLHAIGNSVNPYEKAISIIGKTLSPFDEDNLIPCFGFGDATTHDQDVFSFHSDHSPCHGFEEVLACYKKIVPNLQLSGPTSYGPVVDAAVDIVERSGGQYHVLVIIADGQVTRSVNTSDSELSEQEENTIKSIVTASMYPLSIVLVGVGDGPWEDMQKFDDRIPAREFDNFQFVNFTAIMKKNTSDSGKEAAFALAALMEIPIQYKAARELGLLGKRTGKAKKVVPKPPPVPYSRRMAIPTRHQSSFSGSPQNEHQACPVCLTGTKDMAFGCGHMTCRECGPRVSDCPICRRRITSRIRLYT